From Quercus lobata isolate SW786 chromosome 1, ValleyOak3.0 Primary Assembly, whole genome shotgun sequence, one genomic window encodes:
- the LOC115981310 gene encoding dihydropyrimidinase-like isoform X2 produces MPGGIDPHTHLAVEHRGLESIDDFFSGQAAALAGGTTMHIDFVFPVRDSLTAGFEAYKKKAKKSCMDYGFHMTITKWDEVVSKEMEIMVKEKGINSFKFFMAYKGAVMINDEILLEGLKKCKSLGALAMVHAENGDAVYEGQKRMIEHGIIGPEGHALSRPPMLEGEATSRAIRLAGFVNTPLYVVHVMSIDAMEEIATARKQGQRVIGEPIVSGLALDESGLWDPDFITAAKFVMSPPIRASGHDKALQAALSTGILQLVGTDHATYNSTQKALGIDDFRKIPNGVNGIEERMHLVWDIMVESGQISATDYVQITSTECARIFNIYPRKGAIFPGSDADIIILNPNSSFEITAKSHHSISDTNVYEGRRGKGKVEVTIAGGRIVWENDELKVVPGSGKYVEMPPFSYLFNGIDKGDAKYLSSFQAPVKRFKSTE; encoded by the exons ATGCCAG GCGGAATTGATCCTCACACGCACCTAGCTGTTGAGCATAGGGGTTTGGAGTCAATTGATGACTTCTTCAGTGGTCAGGCAGCAGCATTAGCTGGTGGAACAACAATGCATATTGACTTTGTTTTTCCAGTCCGTGATAGTTTAACAGCAGGTTTTGAAGCCtataaaaagaaagcaaaaaaatctTGCATGGATTATGGTTTCCATATGACAATTACAAAATGGGATGAAGTTGTTTCAAAAGAAATGGAAATCATGGTTAAGGAAAAAG GTATAAACTCTTTCAAGTTCTTCATGGCATACAAGGGGGCAGTAATGATTAATGATGAGATTCTATTAGAAGGATTGAAGAAGTGCAAGTCCCTTGGTGCTTTGGCTATGGTCCATGCGGAAAATGGAGATGCTGTATATGAAGGACAGAAAAGAATGATAGAACATGGCATTATTGGTCCAGAGGGGCATGCTCTTTCGAGACCCCCCATG CTGGAAGGAGAGGCAACTTCTCGGGCAATTCGTTTGGCAGGTTTTGTGAATACTCCTCTCTATGTGGTTCATGTAATGAGCATTGATGCTATGGAAGAAATAGCTACAGCTCGAAAACAAG GGCAGAGGGTTATTGGAGAGCCAATAGTTTCTGGGTTAGCCCTTGATGAATCTGGGCTTTGGGATCCTGACTTCATCACTGCAGCAAA GTTTGTCATGAGTCCCCCTATTAGGGCATCTGGACATGACAAGGCTCTTCAAGCTGCCCTTTCGACAGGAATTTTGCAG CTTGTAGGAACTGATCATGCTACCTATAATTCTACACAGAAAGCTCTAGGGATTGATGATTTCCGAAAAATTCCAAATGGTGTAAATG gtattGAGGAGAGAATGCATTTGGTATGGGATATAATGGTG GAATCTGGACAAATTTCTGCCACTGATTATGTTCAGATAACAAGCACAGAATG TGCTagaattttcaatatatatccAAGGAAAGGAGCGATTTTTCCTGGATCTGATGCAGATATAATCATACTCAACCCAAACTCGAGCTTTGAAATAACTGCAAAGTCCCACCACTCTATATCAGATACAAATGTTTACGAGGGAAGGAGAGGAAAG GGAAAGGTTGAAGTGACAATTGCTGGCGGAAGAATTGTTTGGGAAAATGATGAGCTGAAGGTTGTTCCTGGTTCTGGAAAGTATGTAGAAATGCCACCTTTCAGTTATCTATTTAATGGAATTGACAAGGGAGATGCTAAATACCTGTCTTCCTTCCAAGCTCCAGTAAAGCGATTTAAATCCACAGAGTAA